One window of Mediterraneibacter butyricigenes genomic DNA carries:
- a CDS encoding putative DNA modification/repair radical SAM protein produces MTEEVAIAERKVYQKRPAEKDIWKKLEILTDAAKYDVACTSSGVDRKGDGTGMGNCQKAGICHSFSADGRCISLLKILYTNECIYDCKYCLNRRSNDVERASFEPEEVCTLTMEFYRRNYIEGLFLSSGILKNPDYTMERLYETLRLLRTKYRFQGYIHVKAIPGASPDLIQKTGFLADRMSTNLELPTADSLRLLAPNKTRKKILTPMRLVQNYGKQNKEEIQLYHNAPRFVPAGQSTQMIIGATKETDYQILKVSEALYQNFGMKRVFYSAFVNVNQGRRYVGERSDLLPAQTEIGPPLLREHRLYQADWLLRYYQFEASELLSEEHPNFNIWLDPKCDWALRHLDVFPMEINRADFSELLRVPGIGYKSALRIVKARRMGVLTFQDLKKIGVVLKRAIYFITCQGKMMYPIRFEQDSILKNLMAQKERLPREVREVGYQQLSLFDDVNFREENFRNEETICM; encoded by the coding sequence ATGACAGAAGAGGTGGCAATTGCAGAGAGAAAAGTTTATCAGAAAAGACCTGCCGAAAAAGATATCTGGAAGAAACTTGAGATTTTGACAGATGCAGCAAAATACGACGTGGCATGTACCTCCAGCGGGGTAGATCGAAAAGGGGATGGAACCGGTATGGGAAACTGTCAGAAAGCCGGGATCTGTCACAGTTTTTCGGCGGACGGAAGATGTATTTCTCTGTTGAAGATTCTGTATACCAATGAGTGCATCTATGACTGTAAATATTGCCTGAATCGCAGATCAAATGATGTGGAACGGGCCTCTTTTGAACCGGAGGAGGTCTGTACCCTGACAATGGAATTTTATCGGAGAAATTATATCGAAGGCCTCTTCCTGAGCTCCGGTATTTTGAAGAATCCGGATTATACGATGGAGAGGCTCTATGAAACCCTGCGTCTGCTGCGCACCAAATATCGGTTTCAGGGCTATATTCATGTAAAAGCGATTCCGGGAGCATCTCCGGATCTGATTCAGAAGACCGGTTTTCTGGCGGATCGGATGAGTACCAATCTGGAACTTCCTACGGCGGACAGTCTGAGACTTCTGGCTCCGAATAAGACCAGAAAGAAGATTCTGACACCTATGCGCCTGGTGCAGAATTACGGAAAGCAGAATAAGGAAGAGATTCAGCTCTATCACAATGCGCCGAGATTTGTCCCGGCTGGACAGAGTACCCAGATGATCATCGGTGCGACAAAAGAGACGGACTATCAGATTCTGAAAGTTTCTGAGGCATTGTATCAGAATTTCGGCATGAAACGGGTGTTTTATTCTGCTTTTGTTAATGTGAATCAGGGACGGCGTTATGTGGGGGAACGATCGGATCTGTTGCCGGCGCAGACAGAGATCGGGCCGCCACTTCTACGGGAACACCGGCTTTATCAGGCAGACTGGCTGCTTCGCTATTATCAGTTTGAAGCATCGGAACTGTTGTCGGAAGAACATCCGAATTTTAATATCTGGCTGGATCCGAAATGTGACTGGGCGCTGCGTCATCTGGATGTATTTCCGATGGAGATTAACCGGGCGGATTTTTCAGAACTTCTGAGGGTGCCGGGGATCGGGTACAAATCAGCGCTTCGGATCGTAAAAGCAAGAAGAATGGGAGTACTGACTTTTCAGGATCTGAAAAAGATCGGAGTAGTTTTAAAACGGGCCATTTATTTTATTACCTGTCAGGGAAAGATGATGTATCCGATACGGTTTGAACAGGATTCTATTTTGAAGAATCTCATGGCACAGAAAGAACGGCTCCCCAGGGAAGTGAGAGAAGTGGGATATCAACAGTTGTCCTTGTTTGATGATGTGAATTTCAGAGAGGAAAATTTCCGAAATGAAGAAACTATTTGTATGTGA